The following are encoded in a window of Prochlorococcus marinus CUG1417 genomic DNA:
- a CDS encoding isochorismatase family protein → MNDQEISSEKLSSKVNALIIIDIQEKIIRPIFNKDSIIKNIKKLINAYQILEENIFISEQNPLKLGVTIPELSPIAGFRKFEKMEFSLAKLDDFLKELKDKKITNLIVCGIETHICIQQTVLDCLQKGFEVILISDSMGSRNRADHEIALQRMAQSGALLTTTESIIFELCKTADREEFKEIRNIIMS, encoded by the coding sequence ATGAATGATCAAGAAATCTCTTCTGAAAAATTATCATCGAAAGTAAACGCCTTGATAATTATTGATATTCAGGAAAAAATAATAAGACCAATTTTTAATAAGGATTCAATAATCAAAAACATTAAAAAGCTAATAAATGCTTACCAAATTTTAGAAGAAAATATATTTATATCTGAACAGAATCCGCTCAAATTGGGAGTAACGATACCTGAATTATCACCCATAGCAGGATTTAGAAAATTTGAAAAAATGGAATTCAGCCTAGCTAAATTAGACGATTTTTTAAAAGAACTTAAAGATAAGAAAATTACTAATTTGATAGTTTGTGGGATCGAAACGCATATTTGTATTCAACAAACAGTCTTAGATTGTTTACAAAAAGGATTTGAAGTTATTCTCATATCAGATTCCATGGGAAGTCGAAATAGGGCAGATCATGAAATAGCATTACAAAGAATGGCTCAGAGTGGGGCGCTCTTAACAACAACGGAATCAATAATTTTTGAATTATGCAAAACTGCTGATAGAGAAGAATTTAAAGAAATTAGAAACATAATAATGAGTTAA
- a CDS encoding Fur family transcriptional regulator, whose translation MSLSSQYKVITSPLGDGLHKDGKRLTPQRLKVLNLFENIGSGKHLSAEEVHEKLVKTSSKVSLATIYRTLRLLVQMGLLHELELSEGGHRYELLSNDTPDHHHLICIRCGRTEEFENDEVLEAGKVAAKVNGFKLIESSLNVRAICPNCI comes from the coding sequence TTGTCATTATCTTCTCAATACAAAGTCATCACATCTCCTCTTGGTGATGGATTACATAAAGATGGGAAGAGATTAACTCCTCAGAGGTTAAAGGTTCTTAATTTATTTGAAAATATTGGCTCTGGTAAGCATCTTAGTGCTGAAGAGGTTCACGAAAAGTTAGTTAAAACAAGCTCCAAAGTTTCACTAGCAACAATTTATAGAACTTTAAGACTTTTAGTACAAATGGGTTTGCTTCATGAGTTAGAACTCAGTGAGGGTGGACATAGATATGAATTGCTTAGTAACGACACACCGGATCATCATCATTTGATTTGCATTAGGTGTGGAAGAACAGAAGAATTCGAAAATGATGAGGTTTTAGAAGCAGGCAAAGTTGCAGCAAAAGTTAATGGTTTTAAACTAATTGAATCCTCTTTAAATGTAAGAGCAATTTGTCCCAATTGCATTTAG
- the arsS gene encoding arsenosugar biosynthesis radical SAM (seleno)protein ArsS (Some members of this family are selenoproteins.), which yields MKEKFPSIYKEPIETLQINIGYKCNQACKHCHVNSSPLRTEKMSNEMISLIPKIIEKYKIKTLDITGGAPELHPKFKNLITSLNTKQVDIIDRCNLTIFFEEGYEDLPQFLAKNKVIVTASLPCYEKNNVDFQRGFGVFEKSINAIKILNNLGYGKKENGLQLNLVYNPVSPILPPSQEILERDYKKILFEKYNIVFNNLYTITNMPINRYEESLRREGKLNTYYKLLKENFNEKNLENLMCKKTISVNWLGEIYDCDFNQQLNFRENKGPKTLFDLLDESFTFDYSVAVKEHCFACTAGAGSSCGGTLS from the coding sequence ATGAAAGAAAAATTCCCCTCAATATATAAAGAACCTATAGAAACATTGCAAATTAACATAGGTTATAAATGCAATCAGGCTTGTAAGCATTGTCATGTCAATTCGAGTCCCCTAAGGACTGAAAAGATGTCCAATGAAATGATATCTCTTATTCCAAAGATAATTGAAAAATACAAAATTAAGACTTTAGATATTACAGGTGGTGCTCCAGAACTACACCCAAAATTTAAAAACCTAATAACCAGCTTGAATACAAAACAAGTTGATATTATTGATAGGTGCAATTTGACAATTTTTTTTGAAGAAGGTTATGAAGATCTTCCTCAATTTCTTGCAAAAAATAAAGTGATTGTTACTGCTTCGCTACCTTGTTATGAAAAAAATAATGTTGATTTTCAAAGGGGTTTTGGCGTTTTTGAAAAAAGTATTAATGCCATAAAAATTCTTAATAATTTAGGATATGGAAAGAAAGAAAATGGATTACAATTAAACCTTGTTTACAATCCTGTAAGCCCAATTCTTCCTCCTTCTCAGGAAATATTGGAGAGAGATTATAAAAAAATTCTATTCGAAAAATACAATATCGTTTTTAATAATTTATACACAATAACTAATATGCCAATAAATAGATATGAAGAATCTCTTAGAAGAGAAGGGAAACTAAATACTTATTACAAATTACTAAAAGAAAATTTTAATGAAAAAAATTTAGAAAATCTAATGTGTAAGAAGACAATTAGCGTAAATTGGCTAGGAGAAATTTATGATTGTGACTTTAACCAACAGCTAAATTTCCGAGAGAATAAAGGACCAAAGACACTTTTTGATCTGTTGGATGAATCATTTACTTTTGACTACAGTGTGGCTGTAAAAGAACATTGTTTTGCTTGCACTGCAGGTGCAGGGTCAAGTTGCGGAGGGACTTTAAGTTAA
- the stpA gene encoding glucosylglycerol 3-phosphatase, whose product MEYMASNLNEQKQLISSKNILFIQDIDGVCIPLVKDPMTRELESKYIYAVKEFAEEFFVLTCGEHEGPRGVNRIIERSLSSTTEPKNKELYLRGLAACGVEYQDSNGEISFEGVSKKELSFLSKVPSLIRPKFNYIVKNIFPELSQEDINFHAVKSICETRFSPTINFNSLFDLVYEDSDKRKLIQISFEKMMNEIILKAESEGLKNSFFLHISPNLGNKNGREIIKLSSQDDIGSTDIQLLIKGAVKDSGVLFLLNKFISDKTGKAPFGRNFNFRNSPNSVTEKIDLCKRTIQKEDMPLIVGVGDTVTSKKNNDEKSYSRGGSDRSFLELIQVLGNEFGIKNKIIFVDSSSGEVERPSTKKTGLIGISDVYDNLKFDIVFKNGPKEYISWFIELANERSNFKKNS is encoded by the coding sequence ATGGAATATATGGCAAGTAATTTAAATGAACAAAAACAATTAATTTCTTCTAAAAATATCTTATTTATTCAAGACATTGACGGAGTTTGTATCCCTTTAGTTAAAGATCCAATGACTAGAGAATTAGAATCAAAATATATATATGCAGTAAAAGAATTTGCCGAGGAATTCTTTGTATTAACTTGCGGGGAACATGAAGGTCCAAGAGGAGTTAACAGAATAATAGAGAGGAGTTTAAGCAGCACTACTGAGCCTAAAAACAAAGAACTATATTTAAGAGGTTTAGCCGCCTGTGGAGTAGAGTATCAAGACAGTAATGGTGAAATAAGTTTTGAAGGGGTCTCAAAAAAAGAACTTAGTTTTTTATCTAAAGTACCTAGTTTAATAAGACCTAAATTTAATTATATAGTTAAGAATATTTTTCCTGAACTTAGCCAAGAGGATATCAATTTTCACGCAGTAAAATCAATATGTGAAACACGCTTCTCGCCAACGATTAATTTCAATAGTTTATTTGATTTAGTTTATGAAGATTCTGATAAAAGAAAACTTATTCAAATTAGTTTTGAAAAAATGATGAATGAAATCATTTTAAAAGCTGAATCCGAGGGCCTCAAAAACTCATTTTTCCTTCATATTTCTCCAAATTTAGGTAATAAAAATGGTAGAGAAATAATTAAACTTTCTTCTCAAGATGATATTGGATCAACAGACATACAATTACTTATTAAAGGAGCAGTTAAAGATTCCGGAGTTTTATTTCTTTTGAATAAATTTATTTCGGATAAAACTGGTAAGGCTCCTTTCGGAAGAAATTTTAATTTTAGAAACTCTCCAAATTCTGTTACGGAAAAAATTGATTTATGCAAAAGAACTATTCAAAAAGAAGATATGCCTTTGATTGTAGGAGTTGGTGACACAGTTACATCAAAAAAAAATAATGATGAGAAAAGTTATTCAAGAGGAGGAAGTGACAGGTCTTTTCTAGAATTAATACAAGTATTAGGTAATGAATTTGGGATTAAGAATAAAATAATTTTTGTAGATAGTAGTTCTGGTGAAGTTGAAAGACCCTCAACAAAAAAAACTGGTTTAATAGGCATCAGTGACGTTTATGACAATTTAAAATTTGATATAGTTTTTAAAAATGGTCCCAAGGAATACATAAGTTGGTTTATTGAACTTGCTAATGAGAGATCAAACTTTAAAAAAAATAGTTGA
- a CDS encoding O-acetylhomoserine aminocarboxypropyltransferase/cysteine synthase family protein → MSNQKFETLQLHAGQVPDPTTNSRAVPIYQTSSYVFDNAEHGANLFGLKEFGNIYTRLMNPTTDVFEKRMAALEGGMAALATSSGQAAQFLAIVNCMTAGDNFVSTSFLYGGTYNQFKVQFPRLGIEVKFADGDSIDSFRNKIDDKTKAIYVESMGNPRFNIPDFEGLSALAKENGIPLIVDNTLGAGGALIRPIDFGADVVVESATKWIGGHGTSIGGVIVDAGTFDWGNGKFPLMSEPSAAYHGLVHWDAFGFGSDICKSLGVPDNRNIAFALRARLECLRDWGSAQSPFNSFLLLQGLETLSLRIERQTSNALELAKWLDSNSNVSSVNYPGLESDPYYSSAKKYTTGRGMGCMLMFSLNGGYENAVKFIDSLKLASHLANVGDSKTLVIHPASTTHQQLSEEEQLSAGVTPTMVRVSVGIEHIDDIKADFEQALSQIT, encoded by the coding sequence TTGAGCAACCAAAAGTTCGAGACGCTTCAGTTACATGCAGGCCAAGTGCCTGATCCAACTACAAATTCTAGAGCAGTACCCATTTATCAAACTAGTTCCTATGTCTTTGATAATGCCGAGCATGGAGCTAATCTTTTTGGATTAAAAGAATTTGGAAATATTTATACTCGACTTATGAACCCCACCACAGATGTCTTCGAAAAAAGAATGGCAGCTTTGGAGGGAGGTATGGCAGCACTTGCAACATCCTCAGGTCAAGCTGCTCAATTCTTAGCAATAGTGAACTGCATGACAGCAGGGGATAATTTTGTCTCTACATCTTTTCTATATGGTGGGACCTATAATCAATTTAAAGTACAATTCCCAAGATTAGGAATAGAAGTTAAATTTGCAGATGGTGATAGTATCGATAGTTTTAGAAATAAAATTGATGATAAAACAAAAGCAATATATGTCGAATCAATGGGTAATCCTAGGTTCAATATTCCAGATTTTGAGGGACTCTCCGCTTTGGCGAAGGAGAATGGAATTCCTCTAATAGTGGATAATACCCTTGGTGCTGGTGGTGCTTTAATAAGACCAATTGATTTTGGAGCCGATGTTGTTGTAGAAAGTGCAACAAAATGGATCGGTGGACATGGAACAAGCATCGGTGGAGTTATTGTTGATGCCGGAACCTTTGATTGGGGAAATGGTAAATTCCCATTAATGAGTGAGCCAAGCGCTGCTTATCATGGGCTCGTTCATTGGGACGCTTTCGGTTTCGGTAGTGATATCTGCAAATCTTTGGGAGTACCTGATAATAGAAATATAGCTTTTGCGTTAAGAGCAAGACTTGAATGCCTCAGAGACTGGGGATCAGCTCAAAGTCCTTTTAATTCTTTCTTGCTATTGCAGGGTTTGGAAACTCTAAGTTTAAGAATAGAAAGACAAACTTCCAATGCTCTTGAATTAGCAAAATGGTTAGATTCTAATTCTAATGTAAGTAGTGTTAATTATCCTGGCCTAGAATCTGATCCATATTACTCTAGTGCTAAAAAATATACTACTGGAAGGGGAATGGGTTGCATGCTTATGTTCTCCTTAAATGGGGGTTATGAAAATGCAGTAAAATTTATTGACTCCTTAAAATTGGCGAGCCACCTTGCTAACGTGGGGGATTCAAAAACATTAGTAATACATCCTGCTTCAACAACTCATCAGCAATTATCTGAAGAAGAACAATTATCTGCAGGTGTGACTCCTACGATGGTAAGAGTTTCTGTAGGAATTGAACATATTGATGATATAAAAGCAGATTTCGAACAAGCACTTTCACAAATCACATAG
- a CDS encoding homoserine O-succinyltransferase — MALIIPSNYHKISDVEKNHISWIEPELAKRQDIRPLRIGILNIMPLGKQYEFNLLHPLGLSPLQIEPVWIKLKTHSYKTWDLNHLNNLYITWEEANNPEPLDGIIITGAPIEQLAFEEVKYWDEFVKIVNEARNSCASTLGLCWAGFALAYLAGVDKQVFDRKLFGVFPLKSLVPGHPLMGTQDDEFICPQSRFAGLPDLEMEKAQKEGKLNLLAYGEDVGYTIFESNDQKQLMHLGHPEYTVHRIISEIERDKEKGNVPPPENFDLNSSKTAWRSHRNLLFQQWLWFCYQQVSLN; from the coding sequence TTGGCTTTAATAATTCCTAGTAACTATCACAAGATTAGTGATGTTGAGAAAAATCATATATCTTGGATAGAACCAGAATTGGCAAAAAGACAGGATATACGTCCTCTTAGGATTGGTATTTTAAATATCATGCCTCTTGGCAAGCAGTATGAATTTAACTTACTACATCCACTTGGTTTGTCTCCTCTTCAAATTGAGCCAGTTTGGATAAAGCTTAAAACTCACTCTTATAAAACATGGGATCTTAATCATCTAAATAATCTATACATAACTTGGGAAGAAGCAAATAATCCAGAACCTTTAGATGGAATCATCATTACTGGAGCACCTATTGAGCAACTAGCCTTTGAGGAGGTTAAGTACTGGGATGAATTTGTGAAAATTGTAAATGAAGCCAGAAATTCTTGTGCAAGTACTCTTGGATTATGTTGGGCTGGCTTTGCTCTGGCTTATTTGGCAGGGGTTGATAAGCAAGTTTTTGATAGAAAATTATTTGGGGTATTCCCTTTAAAAAGTCTTGTCCCTGGACACCCTTTGATGGGGACACAAGATGATGAATTTATTTGTCCTCAAAGTAGATTTGCTGGATTACCAGATTTGGAAATGGAGAAGGCCCAAAAAGAAGGGAAATTGAATTTGTTGGCTTATGGAGAAGATGTTGGATATACAATATTTGAATCTAATGATCAAAAACAACTTATGCATTTAGGTCATCCTGAATATACGGTGCATAGAATTATTAGTGAAATTGAAAGAGACAAAGAAAAGGGAAATGTTCCTCCACCCGAAAATTTTGATCTAAATAGTTCAAAAACTGCTTGGAGATCCCATAGGAATTTGCTTTTTCAACAATGGCTTTGGTTTTGTTATCAACAAGTTAGTCTTAATTAA